A single genomic interval of Longimicrobium sp. harbors:
- a CDS encoding tyrosine recombinase XerC translates to MTDRADAEARRGGELDEFLRYVAHERGLSPQTVRAYADDLREFGEFLDRYYGAPEWSWGGVDRLAIRSWMGDCATRRGLSRTSIARKVSSVRSLYRFLHVEGRVDANPARAVRTPKRERHLPGFLTRDQMDGLFETAQMRAETGGFHGLRNLAIVELFYSAGLRLSELQGLNVPDVDLVSDRVRVMGKGRKERIVPVGRVALRAIRGYIGAREQVIAGATRPEGRAMFVGQTGKRLSVRQIQNIVGEFLRGVAGETGLSTHSLRHSFATHLLDAGADLMAVKELLGHASLSTTQIYTHTSKERLKAVYRKAHPRA, encoded by the coding sequence ATGACGGACCGCGCGGACGCCGAGGCCCGGCGGGGGGGCGAGCTCGACGAGTTCCTTCGCTACGTGGCGCACGAGCGCGGCCTCTCGCCCCAGACGGTGCGGGCGTACGCGGACGACCTGCGCGAGTTCGGCGAGTTCCTGGACCGCTACTACGGTGCGCCCGAGTGGTCGTGGGGCGGGGTGGACCGCTTGGCGATCCGCTCGTGGATGGGCGACTGCGCCACCCGCCGCGGCCTGTCGCGCACCAGCATCGCGCGAAAGGTTTCGTCCGTCCGCTCGCTGTACCGCTTTCTTCACGTGGAGGGGCGGGTGGACGCCAACCCGGCCCGCGCGGTCCGCACCCCCAAGCGCGAGCGGCACCTTCCCGGGTTCCTGACGCGCGACCAGATGGACGGGCTCTTCGAGACCGCGCAGATGCGCGCGGAGACGGGCGGGTTCCACGGGCTGCGCAACCTGGCGATCGTGGAGCTGTTCTACTCGGCCGGGCTGCGCCTGTCGGAGCTGCAGGGGCTGAACGTGCCTGACGTGGACCTGGTCAGCGACCGGGTGCGGGTGATGGGCAAAGGGCGCAAGGAGCGCATCGTCCCTGTGGGACGCGTGGCGCTGCGGGCGATACGCGGGTACATCGGCGCGCGCGAGCAGGTGATCGCGGGAGCCACGCGGCCGGAGGGGCGGGCGATGTTCGTGGGGCAGACGGGCAAGCGCCTGTCGGTGCGGCAGATCCAGAACATCGTGGGCGAGTTCCTGCGCGGCGTCGCGGGCGAGACGGGGCTTTCCACGCACTCGCTGCGGCACAGCTTCGCCACGCACCTGCTGGACGCGGGCGCCGACCTCATGGCGGTGAAGGAGCTGCTGGGGCACGCCAGCCTGAGCACCACGCAGATCTACACGCACACGTCCAAGGAGCGGTTGAAGGCGGTGTACCGGAAGGCGCACCCGCGGGCGTAG
- the trmFO gene encoding methylenetetrahydrofolate--tRNA-(uracil(54)-C(5))-methyltransferase (FADH(2)-oxidizing) TrmFO — MAEVTVVGGGLSGSEAAYQLAERGHDVTLYEMRPVRGTPAHNTELLGEIVCSNTFKSEDPQNAHGLLKLEMDALGIGGSLLLACARESRIPGGTALTVDRTEFAGRMTAAIEAHPRIRVVREEMQALPDGPAIVATGPLTSDALSQSIRGSLGDQGLAFFDAIAPVVSAESLDMDKLFYASRWGKGGDEDYLNAPMDREQYEAFIQALNTGEPYAGHDWENVPYFEGCLPIEVMAGRGVDTLRFGPMKPVGLPVPWNDGKWAHAVIQLRREDRAGNMWNLVGFQTRLKIPEQKRIFHTIPGLENAEFLRWGSIHRNTYLNSPACLSPHGSLRDRPELIFAGQITGVEGYTESTAVGILAAANLDRVVRGLEPAVPPPTTMMGGLMRYLRESDPKHFAPMNSNFGLLDPLDVVVKKKELKREKLVERARADFAAWMETNGITGGVEAAAAR; from the coding sequence ATGGCGGAGGTAACGGTAGTCGGCGGCGGGCTTTCGGGGTCGGAGGCGGCGTACCAGCTCGCCGAGCGCGGGCACGACGTCACCCTGTACGAGATGCGCCCGGTGCGCGGCACCCCCGCGCACAACACCGAGCTGCTGGGCGAGATCGTCTGCTCCAACACCTTCAAGTCCGAAGACCCCCAGAACGCGCACGGACTGCTGAAGCTGGAGATGGACGCGCTCGGCATCGGCGGCTCGCTGCTGCTGGCCTGCGCCCGCGAATCGCGCATCCCCGGCGGCACCGCGCTCACCGTGGATCGCACCGAGTTCGCGGGGCGGATGACGGCGGCCATCGAGGCGCATCCCCGCATCCGCGTAGTGCGCGAAGAGATGCAGGCGCTTCCCGATGGCCCCGCCATCGTGGCCACCGGCCCGCTGACCTCCGACGCGCTGTCCCAGTCCATCCGCGGCTCGCTGGGCGACCAGGGGCTGGCGTTCTTCGACGCCATCGCCCCCGTGGTCAGCGCCGAGTCGCTGGACATGGACAAGCTCTTCTACGCCTCGCGCTGGGGGAAGGGCGGTGACGAGGACTACCTGAACGCGCCGATGGACCGCGAGCAGTACGAGGCGTTCATCCAGGCGCTGAACACCGGTGAGCCCTACGCGGGGCACGACTGGGAGAACGTGCCGTACTTCGAGGGGTGCCTGCCCATCGAGGTGATGGCCGGCCGCGGCGTCGACACGCTGCGCTTCGGGCCCATGAAGCCCGTGGGGCTGCCGGTGCCGTGGAACGATGGCAAGTGGGCGCACGCCGTCATCCAGCTGCGGCGCGAAGACCGGGCGGGGAACATGTGGAACCTGGTGGGCTTCCAGACCCGCCTGAAGATCCCGGAGCAGAAGCGCATCTTCCACACGATCCCGGGGCTGGAGAACGCCGAGTTCCTGCGCTGGGGCTCCATCCACCGCAACACGTACCTGAACTCGCCCGCGTGCCTGTCGCCGCACGGCTCGTTGCGCGACCGCCCCGAGCTGATCTTCGCCGGGCAGATCACCGGGGTGGAGGGCTACACCGAGTCCACCGCCGTGGGCATCCTGGCGGCCGCCAACCTGGACCGCGTGGTCCGCGGGCTGGAGCCGGCGGTTCCGCCCCCGACGACGATGATGGGCGGGCTGATGCGCTACCTGCGCGAGAGCGATCCCAAGCACTTCGCGCCGATGAACAGCAACTTCGGCCTGCTGGACCCGCTGGACGTGGTGGTCAAGAAGAAGGAATTGAAGCGCGAAAAGCTGGTGGAGCGCGCCCGCGCCGACTTCGCCGCGTGGATGGAGACGAACGGCATCACCGGCGGAGTAGAGGCGGCGGCGGCGCGATGA